In the Tribolium castaneum strain GA2 chromosome 1, icTriCast1.1, whole genome shotgun sequence genome, one interval contains:
- the LOC103312470 gene encoding uncharacterized protein LOC103312470: protein MASVFHLCCEAAQIKQNVITKYSELAESDKKLYFSAVAIQRTWRGYWVRKVIKNWHSKATTIQRFVRGWLVRLHLPERLKNYHYFLSTKYYNEKATKIQALWRGYCARKVGVSVKDILRQRHEIEMANMEMQNQMREAFEEMRASAWTETHKYVEKILMMLFERHHLLRTRNQEGVFSIHGSTELSCVERILRSFPLKDYMTQLHEANQNSTSQTLQEDKKTFDLNTTIKDKPYERLLLTRD from the exons ATGGCCTCAGTATTTCACCTATGCTGCGAAGCAGCTCAGATTAAGCAAAACGTTATAACGAAATATTC TGAACTTGCCGAAAgcgacaaaaaattatacttttcAGCAGTTGCAATACAACGAACATGGCGAGGATATTGGGTTCGAAAAGTGATTAAAAACTGGCACAGCAAAGCGACCACGATTCAGCGATTTGTAAGGGGTTGGTTAGTCAGACTTCACCTGCCTGAAagactgaaaaattaccaCTATTTTTTGAGTACTAAGTACTACAACGAGAAAGCTACGAAAATTCAAGCGCTTTGGAGAGGATATTGT GCGAGAAAAGTGGGCGTCTCTGTCAAAGATATTCTAAGACAAAGGCACGAAATTGAGATGGCTAATATGGAGATGCAAAATCAGATGAGGGAAGCGTTTGAAGAAATGCGCGCTTCGGCCTGGACTGAGACCCacaaatatgtcgaaaaaatCCTCATGATGTTGTTTGAAAGACACCACCTGTTAAGAACACGGAACCAAGAAGGGGTTTTTTCAATTCATGGTTCAac CGAACTTTCATGCGTTGAAAGAATATTACGTAGTTTTCCTCTGAAAGACTACATGACACAGTTACATGAAGCAAATCAAAACTCTACTTCTCAAACGTTGCAAGAGGATAAGAAAAC GTTTGATCTAAATACTACAATAAAGGACAAACCGTACGAAAGGCTGCTCCTAACACGAGACTAA